The sequence ATCATCGTCGGTTCCCGATTCTCCGTCCGGCCCCAGCACAACCAAACGTTTTCCCTCTTCACCATCGGCCGCATCAAGAACTTCAGCCGGGAAAAGTTTGTCTTCAATCTTTCCGCTAGCCAGGACATCGGCATCGATCCCCTCACCAACCAAGGCGGTCACCGTCGGTGTTTGGATGAAGCGGTTCACGACGGCGGTAAACAAGTTGCCGACAAACACTGACAACAGGAACACTGCCATCACCATCGATTTCATGCTCTTAGGCGACTGAGTGTAAGCGAACTCGAGACACGTGATCGAGACCATCACTTCGGACGCCGTCAGCACCCCGTAGGCAAGGAACTGCCATGCGATCGATGGCTCTTGACCAGCGTCGATCAATTCTTGCAACGCGGCGACAATCGCAAAGCCACCTGTCATTATAAACAAGCCGATGCTGATTTTCCGAATCGGTGTCAGCGTGAAGACGCGGTTCACTTGCGGATAGATCAAGAACTGGAAAACCGGGATCAACGTCAGGATCAAAATTGGATTGATGGCCTGGATCTGAGATTCCAGCCATTGCACGCCCATCCAGTTGCGGTCCAGGTTCTTAGCCTGCAAGACCCAAGACGAGCCGGTTTGATCAAACAGTGCCCAAAAGACAGCGACGAACGAAAAGATGATGCTCAGCTTCAAAATCGCGGAGACCCCAGTCCAACTGAACGTTTCCCGTAGAAACTGAACTCCACCCGCTGGAATATGGACAAATCGATTCCGTCCCAACCAAAACAAAAACGTCGCCAACGCCATCAAAACCCCGGGAACACCGAACGCCCAGTGCGGTCCGTAGTGCTCAAGCAACCAAGGCGTCAACAATGTTGACATGAACGCACCAAAGTTGATGCTGAAATAGAACCACTGATACACCTTCGTTAACAGGTGATGGTTACCTCTGCCGAACTGGTCACCCACGTGAGCCGACACGCACGGCTTAATCCCGCCGCTTCCAATCGCAATCAACAACAAGCCTGCGAACAACCACATCCCCGCGCTAGTCCCCGGCGATCCCATGAACGCCAGTGCCGCGTGTCCAATGCAGTAGACAATCGACAAGTACAAAATGGTGCGGTACTTACCCAAGAAGATGTCGGCAACCAACGCACCCAAGATGGGAAAGAAGTACGCCGACGCAGTGAACGTGTGATAGTGTTCGATCGCCTCGGCTTTGTTCATCCCGCCGCCCGCAGGCGCGGTCGTCATCCAGTGCAGGTAATCCGTCATGAAGATCGTCAAGATCGACTTCATACCATAGA is a genomic window of Neorhodopirellula lusitana containing:
- a CDS encoding POT family MFS transporter: MSSSNEESSAIESSPPESGETEGYATAPSTTSGLPGGIPFIIGNEAAERFSFYGMKSILTIFMTDYLHWMTTAPAGGGMNKAEAIEHYHTFTASAYFFPILGALVADIFLGKYRTILYLSIVYCIGHAALAFMGSPGTSAGMWLFAGLLLIAIGSGGIKPCVSAHVGDQFGRGNHHLLTKVYQWFYFSINFGAFMSTLLTPWLLEHYGPHWAFGVPGVLMALATFLFWLGRNRFVHIPAGGVQFLRETFSWTGVSAILKLSIIFSFVAVFWALFDQTGSSWVLQAKNLDRNWMGVQWLESQIQAINPILILTLIPVFQFLIYPQVNRVFTLTPIRKISIGLFIMTGGFAIVAALQELIDAGQEPSIAWQFLAYGVLTASEVMVSITCLEFAYTQSPKSMKSMVMAVFLLSVFVGNLFTAVVNRFIQTPTVTALVGEGIDADVLASGKIEDKLFPAEVLDAADGEEGKRLVVLGPDGESGTDDDVVLSLDKDGMLVSVQNESEQAFEELADQIEAVFFAQTDSDEASLPSVDAIGDIVKDATDAHGNPITYKLVTRDSYQLFSAGADKVEGTRWDETLTVSLARAQSTEDAAGDSGKPYFNWLERQKIKLLSEGDAAKADEVRLELVEARDGGATTTFSRDYTIGGRLLLEGASYFWFWTKCIFITAILFVPVGYFYREKTYIQDAV